The following proteins are encoded in a genomic region of Sparus aurata chromosome 23, fSpaAur1.1, whole genome shotgun sequence:
- the pdap1b gene encoding pdgfa associated protein 1b: MPRGGRKGGHKGRMRTYTSPEEIDAQMKEEKERKKQEQEAEEAGAAPNDIAEEKLPGSGSEDSDDENSLRRRAGVEGLIEIENPNRVAQKSKKVTQIELDEPKQLSRREREEIEKQKAKERYMKMHLAGKTDQAKADLARLAIIKKQREEAAKKKEEEKKAKDAAAAAARGINSLSLK, from the exons ATGCCCAGAGGAG GTAGGAAAGGTGGCCACAAGGGTCGCATGAGGACGTACACCAGCCCCGAGGAGATAGACGCCcagatgaaggaagagaaggagaggaaaaag CAAGagcaggaggcggaggaggcggGTGCAGCTCCGAACGACATTGCAGAGGAGAAGCTACCTGGATCAGGATCAGAGGACAGCGATGATGAAAATTCATTG aggaggagagcaggtgTGGAGGGCTTGATAGAAATTGAGAACCCCAACAGAGTGGCTCAGAAGTCCAAGAAGGTGACGCAGATTGAGCTGGATGAGCCCAAGCAACTATCGAGGAGAGAAAG AGAGGAGATCGAGAAGCAGAAAGCGAAGGAGCGCTACATGAAGATGCACCTGGCCGGGAAGACGGACCAGGCCAAGGCTGACCTCGCTCGCCTCGCCATCAtcaagaaacagagagaagaggcagcaaaaaagaaagaagaagagaaaaaag CTAAAGacgcagcggcagcagcagccagagGAATAAACTCCCTCTCACTGAAATGA
- the shmt1 gene encoding serine hydroxymethyltransferase, cytosolic, whose translation MSLTNGHSISKETWNSHNKMMMEPLSVNDSEVFTIIKNEKHRQTYGLELIASENFASRAVLEALGSCMNNKYSEGYPGQRYYGGTEHVDELERLCQKRALEAFGLDSDKWGVNAQPYSGSPANFAVYTAIVEPHGRIMGLDLPDGGHLTHGFMTEKKKISATSIFFESMPYKVNPETGYIDYDRLQENARLFHPRLIIAGTSCYSRNLDYARMKQIANENGAYLMGDMAHISGLVAAGLVPSPFDYCDIVSTTTHKTLRGCRAGLIFYRKGVRSVDAKGKEIMYNLESLINQAVFPGLQGGPHNHAIAGVAVALKQAMSPEFKAYQTQVLANCKALSSALIDYGYKIVTGGSDNHLILLDLRSKGTDGGRAEKVLEACAIACNKNTCPGDKSALRPSGLRFGSPALTSRGLVEDDFKKVAEFIHRGIVLTLEVQRSLDPKAPLREFIQALAQGEKFQQRVSEIKAEVEAFAGQFPMPGLPEL comes from the exons ATGTCTTTAACAAATGGCCACAGTATAAGCAAAGAAACATGGAATTCACACAACAAGATGATGATGGAGCCTCTGTCCGTCAACGACTCTGAG GTGTTTACCATCATAAAGAATGAGAAGCACAGGCAGACGTACGGTCTGGAGCTCATCGCATCAGAGAACTTTGCCAGCAGAGCGGTTCTCGAGGCTCTGGGTTCCTGTATGAACAACAAATACTCTGAGGGGTATCCTGGTCAGAG GTATTATGGTGGTACTGAGCACGTTGATGAGTTGGAGAGACTCTGTCAGAAGAGGGCGCTGGAGGCTTTTGGTCTGGACTCTGACAAATGGGGCGTCAACGCGCAGCCATACTCGG GTTCACCTGCTAACTTTGCTGTCTACACCGCCATCGTGGAGCCCCATGGCAGGATCATGGGACTCGACCTTCCTGACGGAGGTCATCTGACACACGGCTTCATgacggagaagaagaaaatctcCGCAACGTCCATCTTCTTTGAGTCCATGCCGTATAAG GTGAATCCTGAAACTGGCTACATTGACTACGACAGACTGCAAGAAAATGCTCGACTGTTCCACCCCAGACTCATCATTGCAG gAACAAGCTGCTACTCCCGAAACCTCGACTACGCCCGCATGAAGCAGATTGCTAATGAGAATGGTGCTTATCTGATGGGAGACATGGCTCACATCAGTGGACTGGTGGCTGCTGGACTGGTGCCCTCACCATTTGACTACTGTGACATTGTTTCCACGACAACACACAAGACGCTGCGTGGCTGCCGCGCTGGCCTCATCTTCTACAGGAAAG GTGTGCGGAGTGTGGATGCCAAGGGCAAGGAGATTATGTACAACTTGGAGTCTTTGATCAATCAGGCTGTGTTTCCTGGGCTGCAGGGAGGACCACACAATCACGCTATTGCAG GTGTTGCTGTGGCTCTCAAACAAGCCATGTCACCAGAGTTCAAAGCCTACCAGACGCAGGTTCTTGCTAACTGCAAAGCTCTATCTAGTGCTCTTATTGACTATGGCTACAAGATTGTCACTG GCGGCTCTGACAACCACCTGATCCTGCTGGACCTGCGCAGCAAAGGAACTGATGGAGGCCGAGCTGAGAAGGTCCTGGAAGCCTGTGCCATTGCTTGCAATAAGAACACCTGCCCAG GGGATAAGAGTGCTTTGCGCCCCAGTGGTCTGAGGTTTGGTTCTCCAGCGCTGACCTCTAGAGGCTTGGTGGAAGATGACTTCAAGAAGGTGGCAGAGTTCATTCATAGag GTATTGTGCTGACCTTGGAGGTGCAGAGGAGCCTGGATCCAAAGGCCCCTCTGAGGGAGTTCATCCAGGCTCTGGCTCAGGGAGAGAAGTTCCAGCAGCGAGTGTCTGAAATTAAAGCAGAGGTGGAGGCTTTTGCCGGTCAATTCCCCATGCCTGGCCTGCCTGAGCTGTAG